Proteins from one Impatiens glandulifera chromosome 2, dImpGla2.1, whole genome shotgun sequence genomic window:
- the LOC124926652 gene encoding peptidyl-prolyl cis-trans isomerase FKBP20-1, translating to MGDAIDLTGDGGVMKTILKSPKPDAAAPSESFPLLEVQYEGILAETGEVFDTTHEDNTVFTFELGKGSVIKGWDVAFKTMKVGEVAKLTLKPEYAYGSAGSPPDIPPDATLVFEVELVACRPRKGSSVSSASEERARLDELKKQRELAATVKEEEKKKREEAKAAAAARIQAKLDAKKGPGKAKGKGK from the exons ATGGGTGATGCAATTGATTTGACTGGAGATGGAGGTGTTATGAAGACAATCTTGAAGAGTCCCAAACCTGATGCAGCCGCTCCATCAGAAAGCTTTCCTCTTCTTGAAG TTCAATATGAAGGAATCTTAGCTGAAACTGGTGAAGTTTTCGATACCACCCATGAAGATAATACAGTATTTACGTTTGAACTTGGAAAGGGAAGCGTAATCAAAGGATGGGATGTTGCATTCAAAACCATGAAG GTGGGAGAAGTGGCTAAACTTACACTCAAGCCAGAATATGCTTATGGCAGTGCTGGCTCTCCACCAGATATCCCTCCAGA TGCAACCCTTGTTTTCGAGGTTGAGTTGGTTGCTTGTAGACCAAGGAAGGGTTCCAGCGTGAGCAGCGCTTCAGAGGAGAGGGCTAGACTCGA TGAACTGAAAAAACAGAGGGAATTAGCAGCCACGGTTAAGGAAGAGGAgaaaaagaagagagaagaggCTAAAGCTGCAGCTGCTGCTCGAATCCAAGCCAAGTTGGATGCTAAGAAGGGTCCAGGAAAGGCAAAGGGCAAGGGAAAATGA